A part of Ictalurus furcatus strain D&B chromosome 8, Billie_1.0, whole genome shotgun sequence genomic DNA contains:
- the atp11c gene encoding phospholipid-transporting ATPase 11C isoform X3 translates to MLRRRLNRLFGGDEKRVDSRTVYVGHRTCPATEAFIPPKFCDNRIVSSKYTIWNFLPKNLFEQFRRIANFYFLIIFLVQVIVDTPTSPVTSGLPLFFVITVTAIKQGYEDWLRHKADYEVNKYQVRVLENGQSARKESEKIKVGDIVEVVEDETFPCDLILLHSSRDDDTCFVTTASLDGESNHKTHYTVPDTEKDLQSLVATIECEQPQPDLYKFVGRMHIYKPEQESPVRSLGPENLLLKGATLKNTKKIYGVAVYTGMETKMALNYQGKSQKRSAVEKSINAFLLVYLSILVSKAVVCTTLKHIWQNREGPDSAWYNQETQKEKDTYLYLKMFTDFLSFMVLFNFIIPVSMYVTVEMQKFLGSLFIKWDKDFFDPEIQEGALVNTSDLNEELGQVEYVFTDKTGTLTQNNMEFIECCIDGFQYKNTESRSEVDGFCVTDGPMNMLHQKAGLEKEELFLRALCLCHTVQVKEAGPDEIDTDQIDGLDGGYTEQAEQTGYIASSPDEVALVKGAMTHGFTFMGLDSKTMKIKNRQNDVEEYELLHVLNFDPVRRRMSVIVRSKIGETLLFCKGADSSIFPRVRPDEVDKIRRHVERNATEGYRTLCVAYKQLSPEEYAAADASLREARLALQDREDKLTAVYNQVETGMSLIGATAVEDRLQEEAAETMEALHGAGMKVWVLTGDKMETAKSTCYACRLFQSGTELLELTVRTLDDAERSREERLHELLLEYHKRAVQDAAPIKAGITRSWSTANQEYGFIIDGATLSLVMNTSPDANSSRYKSLFLQICQNCTAVLCCRMAPLQKAQIVKMVKNSKGSPITLSIGDGANDVSMILEAHVGIGIKGKEGRQAVRNSDYAIPKLKHLKKLLLVHGHFYYVRIAHLVQYFFYKNLCFILPQFLYQFFCGCSQQPLYDAAYLTMYNICFTSMPILAYSLLEQHKAIEVLLHNATLYKEIAKNAMLRWGPFLYWTVLGIFQGLLFFFGVKCLYTNPALQDNGQVFGNWSYGTTVFTVLVFTVTLKLAMDTRHWTWINHFVIWGSLAFYVFFSFFYGGIIWPFLRQQRMYFVFANMLSSVSAWLVIILLILLSLLPEILLAVLRKPKGPRTQQITTITALSYKLLKERY, encoded by the exons GTCATTGTGGACACCCCAACCAGCCCTGTGACGAGTGGCTTACCACTGTTTTTCGTGATAACGGTGACTGCTATCAAACAG ggttatGAGGATTGGTTGCGGCACAAAGCAGACTACGAAGTGAATAAGTACCAAGTGAGAGTGCTGGAGAACGGTCAGTCAGCGCGAAAGGAGAGCGAGAAGATCAAG GTGGGTGATATAGTGGAGGTTGTGGAGGATGAGACCTTTCCCTGTGACCTCATTTTGCTGCATTCCAGTCGAGATGACGATACTTGCTTCGTCACCACAGCCAGCCTGGACGGGGAGTCCAACCATAAA ACACATTACACTGTGCCAGATACCGAGAAGGATTTGCAGTCGCTCGTTGCTACCATTGAGTGTGAGCAGCCCCAGCCTGACCTCTACAA GTTTGTTGGACGGATGCACATTTACAAGCCCGAGCAGGAGTCGCCAGTAAG ATCTTTGGGTCCAGAGAACCTGCTTCTGAAAGGTGCAACCTTAAAAAACACCAAGAAGATTTACG GTGTAGCGGTGTACACGGGCATGGAGACAAAAATGGCTCTCAACTACCAGGGCAAGTCGCAGAAGCGCTCAGCTGTAGAGAA GTCCATCAATGCTTTCCTGCTggtctatctgtccatcctgGTCAGTAAAGCAGTGGTATGCACCACGCTGAAGCACATCTGGCAGAACCGAGAAGGACCTGACAGTGCCTGGTACAACCAGGAAACCCAGAAGGAGAAGGATACTTATTTG taTCTGAAGATGTTTACAGACTTCCTCTCCTTCATGGTGCTCTTCAACTTCATCATCCCTGTATCCATGTACGTCACTGTGGAGATGCAGAAGTTCCTGGGTTCCTTATTTATCAAATGGGATAAGGATTTCTTTGACCCAGAGATTCAGGAAGGAGCGCTGGTTAATACCTCTGACCTCAACGAGGAGCTCGGTCAG GTGGAGTACGTTTTCACGGACAAGACGGGGACGCTGACCCAGAACAACATGGAGTTTATCGAGTGCTGTATTGATGGCTTCcaatataaaaacacagagTCCAGGAGTGAGGTGGATGGGTTCTGTGTGACAGATGGGCCAATGAACATGCTGCATCAGAAGGCTGGGCTT GAGAAGGAAGAGCTTTTCCTGCgggctctgtgtctgtgtcacACAGTGCAGGTGAAGGAGGCGGGGCCGGACGAGATCGACACAGACCAAATAGATGGGCTGGATGGAGGATACACCGAGCAGGCCGAACAGACGGGATACATTGCGTCTTCCCCTGATGAGGTCGCTTTAGTTAAAGGAGCCATGAC GCACGGGTTCACCTTCATGGGTTTGGACAGTAAAACGATGAAGATAAAAAACAGGCAAAATGATGTCGAAGA ATACGAGTTGCTTCATGTGCTCAACTTTGACCCTGTGCGGCGGAGAATGAGCGTCATAGTCCGGTCCAAGATAG GTGAGACGCTGCTTTTTTGCAAAGGGGCAGATTCCTCTATCTTTCCGAGAGTTAGGCCAGATGAGGTGGACAAAATCCGCAGGCACGTTGAGCGCAACGCTACG gaGGGCTACAGGACCCTGTGTGTGGCCTATAAGCAGCTGAGCCCAGAGGAGTATGCTGCAGCAGACGCAAGTCTAAGGGAAGCTCGACTGGCTCTGCAGGACCGTGAGGACAAGCTCACGGCTGTGTATAACCAGGTGGAGACTGGCATGAGCCTGATTGGAGCTACAGCAGTAGAGGACAG ATTGCAGGAGGAAGCTGCAGAGACAATGGAAGCCCTACATGGAGCTGGGATGAAAGTGTGGGTTCTCACTGGAGACAAGATGGAGACGGCAAAGTCCACATGCTACGCCTGCCGCCTATTCCAGAGCGGCACAGAGCTGCTGGAGCTGACCGTGCGCACGCTGGACGACGCAGAGAGGAGTCGAGAGGAAAGACTCCATGAGCTCCTTCTGGAGTACCATAAGAGGGCAGTGCAGGACGCAGCACCCATCAAAGCTGGAATCACCAG GAGTTGGTCCACGGCCAATCAGGAGTATGGCTTCATCATAGATGGAGCCACACTGTCGTTAGTAATGAACACATCCCCTGATGCAAACTCCAGCCGCTACAAGAGCCTCTTCCTGCAGATCTGCCAGAACTGTACAGCTGTGCTCTGCTGCCGCATGGCACCACTGCAAAAGGCGCAG ATAGTCAAAATGGTGAAGAATTCTAAAGGCTCTCCCATCACCCTGTCCATTGGAGACGGTGCCAATGATGTCAGTATGATCCTGGAGGCTCATGTGGGCATCG GTATAAAGGGTAAAGAGGGGCGGCAAGCGGTTAGAAACAGTGACTATGCCATCCCTAAACTGAAACACTTAAAGAAGCTATTGTTGGTGCATGGCCACTTCTACTACGTCCGTATCGCCCACCTCGTGCAGTACTTCTTCTACAAG AACCTCTGTTTCATTTTACCTCAGTTCCTGTACCAGTTCTTCTGCGGTTGCTCTCAGCAG CCCCTGTATGATGCAGCCTATCTGACGATGTACAACATCTGCTTTACCTCCATGCCCATCCTGGCATACAGTCTGCTGGAGCAGCACAAAGCCATTGAGGTCCTGCTACATAACGCCACTCTCTACAA GGAGATAGCAAAGAACGCTATGTTACGTTGGGGTCCCTTCCTCTACTGGACCGTATTGGGGATTTTCCAGGggcttctcttcttctttggtGTCAAATGTCTGTACACCAACCCAGCACTGCAGGACAACGGCCAG GTGTTTGGGAATTGGTCCTATGGAACAACCGTTTTTACAGTCCTTGTTTTTACCGTCACACTAAAG CTGGCCATGGACACACGGCACTGGACGTGGATCAACCATTTTGTGATCTGGGGCTCGCTGGCATTCTATGTGTTCTTCAGTTTCTTCTATGGAGGCATAAtctg GCCATTCCTGAGACAGCAACGGATGTACTTTGTCTTCGCTAACATGCTTAGCTCGGTGTCGGCCTGGCTggtcatcatcctcctcatcctacTCAGTCTTCTTCCTGAAATCCTTTTGGCAGTCCTGCGTAAGCCCAAAGGCCCGCGCACTCAACAG
- the atp11c gene encoding phospholipid-transporting ATPase 11C isoform X1, producing the protein MLRRRLNRLFGGDEKRVDSRTVYVGHRTCPATEAFIPPKFCDNRIVSSKYTIWNFLPKNLFEQFRRIANFYFLIIFLVQVIVDTPTSPVTSGLPLFFVITVTAIKQGYEDWLRHKADYEVNKYQVRVLENGQSARKESEKIKVGDIVEVVEDETFPCDLILLHSSRDDDTCFVTTASLDGESNHKTHYTVPDTEKDLQSLVATIECEQPQPDLYKFVGRMHIYKPEQESPVRSLGPENLLLKGATLKNTKKIYGVAVYTGMETKMALNYQGKSQKRSAVEKSINAFLLVYLSILVSKAVVCTTLKHIWQNREGPDSAWYNQETQKEKDTYLYLKMFTDFLSFMVLFNFIIPVSMYVTVEMQKFLGSLFIKWDKDFFDPEIQEGALVNTSDLNEELGQVEYVFTDKTGTLTQNNMEFIECCIDGFQYKNTESRSEVDGFCVTDGPMNMLHQKAGLEKEELFLRALCLCHTVQVKEAGPDEIDTDQIDGLDGGYTEQAEQTGYIASSPDEVALVKGAMTHGFTFMGLDSKTMKIKNRQNDVEEYELLHVLNFDPVRRRMSVIVRSKIGETLLFCKGADSSIFPRVRPDEVDKIRRHVERNATEGYRTLCVAYKQLSPEEYAAADASLREARLALQDREDKLTAVYNQVETGMSLIGATAVEDRLQEEAAETMEALHGAGMKVWVLTGDKMETAKSTCYACRLFQSGTELLELTVRTLDDAERSREERLHELLLEYHKRAVQDAAPIKAGITRSWSTANQEYGFIIDGATLSLVMNTSPDANSSRYKSLFLQICQNCTAVLCCRMAPLQKAQIVKMVKNSKGSPITLSIGDGANDVSMILEAHVGIGIKGKEGRQAVRNSDYAIPKLKHLKKLLLVHGHFYYVRIAHLVQYFFYKNLCFILPQFLYQFFCGCSQQPLYDAAYLTMYNICFTSMPILAYSLLEQHKAIEVLLHNATLYKEIAKNAMLRWGPFLYWTVLGIFQGLLFFFGVKCLYTNPALQDNGQVFGNWSYGTTVFTVLVFTVTLKLAMDTRHWTWINHFVIWGSLAFYVFFSFFYGGIIWPFLRQQRMYFVFANMLSSVSAWLVIILLILLSLLPEILLAVLRKPKGPRTQQKKPSLSGAGGSQSSQSSARPLLMRTFSDESNTVI; encoded by the exons GTCATTGTGGACACCCCAACCAGCCCTGTGACGAGTGGCTTACCACTGTTTTTCGTGATAACGGTGACTGCTATCAAACAG ggttatGAGGATTGGTTGCGGCACAAAGCAGACTACGAAGTGAATAAGTACCAAGTGAGAGTGCTGGAGAACGGTCAGTCAGCGCGAAAGGAGAGCGAGAAGATCAAG GTGGGTGATATAGTGGAGGTTGTGGAGGATGAGACCTTTCCCTGTGACCTCATTTTGCTGCATTCCAGTCGAGATGACGATACTTGCTTCGTCACCACAGCCAGCCTGGACGGGGAGTCCAACCATAAA ACACATTACACTGTGCCAGATACCGAGAAGGATTTGCAGTCGCTCGTTGCTACCATTGAGTGTGAGCAGCCCCAGCCTGACCTCTACAA GTTTGTTGGACGGATGCACATTTACAAGCCCGAGCAGGAGTCGCCAGTAAG ATCTTTGGGTCCAGAGAACCTGCTTCTGAAAGGTGCAACCTTAAAAAACACCAAGAAGATTTACG GTGTAGCGGTGTACACGGGCATGGAGACAAAAATGGCTCTCAACTACCAGGGCAAGTCGCAGAAGCGCTCAGCTGTAGAGAA GTCCATCAATGCTTTCCTGCTggtctatctgtccatcctgGTCAGTAAAGCAGTGGTATGCACCACGCTGAAGCACATCTGGCAGAACCGAGAAGGACCTGACAGTGCCTGGTACAACCAGGAAACCCAGAAGGAGAAGGATACTTATTTG taTCTGAAGATGTTTACAGACTTCCTCTCCTTCATGGTGCTCTTCAACTTCATCATCCCTGTATCCATGTACGTCACTGTGGAGATGCAGAAGTTCCTGGGTTCCTTATTTATCAAATGGGATAAGGATTTCTTTGACCCAGAGATTCAGGAAGGAGCGCTGGTTAATACCTCTGACCTCAACGAGGAGCTCGGTCAG GTGGAGTACGTTTTCACGGACAAGACGGGGACGCTGACCCAGAACAACATGGAGTTTATCGAGTGCTGTATTGATGGCTTCcaatataaaaacacagagTCCAGGAGTGAGGTGGATGGGTTCTGTGTGACAGATGGGCCAATGAACATGCTGCATCAGAAGGCTGGGCTT GAGAAGGAAGAGCTTTTCCTGCgggctctgtgtctgtgtcacACAGTGCAGGTGAAGGAGGCGGGGCCGGACGAGATCGACACAGACCAAATAGATGGGCTGGATGGAGGATACACCGAGCAGGCCGAACAGACGGGATACATTGCGTCTTCCCCTGATGAGGTCGCTTTAGTTAAAGGAGCCATGAC GCACGGGTTCACCTTCATGGGTTTGGACAGTAAAACGATGAAGATAAAAAACAGGCAAAATGATGTCGAAGA ATACGAGTTGCTTCATGTGCTCAACTTTGACCCTGTGCGGCGGAGAATGAGCGTCATAGTCCGGTCCAAGATAG GTGAGACGCTGCTTTTTTGCAAAGGGGCAGATTCCTCTATCTTTCCGAGAGTTAGGCCAGATGAGGTGGACAAAATCCGCAGGCACGTTGAGCGCAACGCTACG gaGGGCTACAGGACCCTGTGTGTGGCCTATAAGCAGCTGAGCCCAGAGGAGTATGCTGCAGCAGACGCAAGTCTAAGGGAAGCTCGACTGGCTCTGCAGGACCGTGAGGACAAGCTCACGGCTGTGTATAACCAGGTGGAGACTGGCATGAGCCTGATTGGAGCTACAGCAGTAGAGGACAG ATTGCAGGAGGAAGCTGCAGAGACAATGGAAGCCCTACATGGAGCTGGGATGAAAGTGTGGGTTCTCACTGGAGACAAGATGGAGACGGCAAAGTCCACATGCTACGCCTGCCGCCTATTCCAGAGCGGCACAGAGCTGCTGGAGCTGACCGTGCGCACGCTGGACGACGCAGAGAGGAGTCGAGAGGAAAGACTCCATGAGCTCCTTCTGGAGTACCATAAGAGGGCAGTGCAGGACGCAGCACCCATCAAAGCTGGAATCACCAG GAGTTGGTCCACGGCCAATCAGGAGTATGGCTTCATCATAGATGGAGCCACACTGTCGTTAGTAATGAACACATCCCCTGATGCAAACTCCAGCCGCTACAAGAGCCTCTTCCTGCAGATCTGCCAGAACTGTACAGCTGTGCTCTGCTGCCGCATGGCACCACTGCAAAAGGCGCAG ATAGTCAAAATGGTGAAGAATTCTAAAGGCTCTCCCATCACCCTGTCCATTGGAGACGGTGCCAATGATGTCAGTATGATCCTGGAGGCTCATGTGGGCATCG GTATAAAGGGTAAAGAGGGGCGGCAAGCGGTTAGAAACAGTGACTATGCCATCCCTAAACTGAAACACTTAAAGAAGCTATTGTTGGTGCATGGCCACTTCTACTACGTCCGTATCGCCCACCTCGTGCAGTACTTCTTCTACAAG AACCTCTGTTTCATTTTACCTCAGTTCCTGTACCAGTTCTTCTGCGGTTGCTCTCAGCAG CCCCTGTATGATGCAGCCTATCTGACGATGTACAACATCTGCTTTACCTCCATGCCCATCCTGGCATACAGTCTGCTGGAGCAGCACAAAGCCATTGAGGTCCTGCTACATAACGCCACTCTCTACAA GGAGATAGCAAAGAACGCTATGTTACGTTGGGGTCCCTTCCTCTACTGGACCGTATTGGGGATTTTCCAGGggcttctcttcttctttggtGTCAAATGTCTGTACACCAACCCAGCACTGCAGGACAACGGCCAG GTGTTTGGGAATTGGTCCTATGGAACAACCGTTTTTACAGTCCTTGTTTTTACCGTCACACTAAAG CTGGCCATGGACACACGGCACTGGACGTGGATCAACCATTTTGTGATCTGGGGCTCGCTGGCATTCTATGTGTTCTTCAGTTTCTTCTATGGAGGCATAAtctg GCCATTCCTGAGACAGCAACGGATGTACTTTGTCTTCGCTAACATGCTTAGCTCGGTGTCGGCCTGGCTggtcatcatcctcctcatcctacTCAGTCTTCTTCCTGAAATCCTTTTGGCAGTCCTGCGTAAGCCCAAAGGCCCGCGCACTCAACAG
- the atp11c gene encoding phospholipid-transporting ATPase 11C isoform X2 — protein MLRRRLNRLFGGDEKRVDSRTVYVGHRTCPATEAFIPPKFCDNRIVSSKYTIWNFLPKNLFEQFRRIANFYFLIIFLVQVIVDTPTSPVTSGLPLFFVITVTAIKQGYEDWLRHKADYEVNKYQVRVLENGQSARKESEKIKVGDIVEVVEDETFPCDLILLHSSRDDDTCFVTTASLDGESNHKTHYTVPDTEKDLQSLVATIECEQPQPDLYKFVGRMHIYKPEQESPVRSLGPENLLLKGATLKNTKKIYGVAVYTGMETKMALNYQGKSQKRSAVEKSINAFLLVYLSILVSKAVVCTTLKHIWQNREGPDSAWYNQETQKEKDTYLYLKMFTDFLSFMVLFNFIIPVSMYVTVEMQKFLGSLFIKWDKDFFDPEIQEGALVNTSDLNEELGQVEYVFTDKTGTLTQNNMEFIECCIDGFQYKNTESRSEVDGFCVTDGPMNMLHQKAGLEKEELFLRALCLCHTVQVKEAGPDEIDTDQIDGLDGGYTEQAEQTGYIASSPDEVALVKGAMTHGFTFMGLDSKTMKIKNRQNDVEEYELLHVLNFDPVRRRMSVIVRSKIGETLLFCKGADSSIFPRVRPDEVDKIRRHVERNATEGYRTLCVAYKQLSPEEYAAADASLREARLALQDREDKLTAVYNQVETGMSLIGATAVEDRLQEEAAETMEALHGAGMKVWVLTGDKMETAKSTCYACRLFQSGTELLELTVRTLDDAERSREERLHELLLEYHKRAVQDAAPIKAGITRSWSTANQEYGFIIDGATLSLVMNTSPDANSSRYKSLFLQICQNCTAVLCCRMAPLQKAQIVKMVKNSKGSPITLSIGDGANDVSMILEAHVGIGIKGKEGRQAVRNSDYAIPKLKHLKKLLLVHGHFYYVRIAHLVQYFFYKNLCFILPQFLYQFFCGCSQQPLYDAAYLTMYNICFTSMPILAYSLLEQHKAIEVLLHNATLYKEIAKNAMLRWGPFLYWTVLGIFQGLLFFFGVKCLYTNPALQDNGQVFGNWSYGTTVFTVLVFTVTLKLAMDTRHWTWINHFVIWGSLAFYVFFSFFYGGIIWPFLRQQRMYFVFANMLSSVSAWLVIILLILLSLLPEILLAVLRKPKGPRTQQLFEDTLLHTARSPPSQHCPTSF, from the exons GTCATTGTGGACACCCCAACCAGCCCTGTGACGAGTGGCTTACCACTGTTTTTCGTGATAACGGTGACTGCTATCAAACAG ggttatGAGGATTGGTTGCGGCACAAAGCAGACTACGAAGTGAATAAGTACCAAGTGAGAGTGCTGGAGAACGGTCAGTCAGCGCGAAAGGAGAGCGAGAAGATCAAG GTGGGTGATATAGTGGAGGTTGTGGAGGATGAGACCTTTCCCTGTGACCTCATTTTGCTGCATTCCAGTCGAGATGACGATACTTGCTTCGTCACCACAGCCAGCCTGGACGGGGAGTCCAACCATAAA ACACATTACACTGTGCCAGATACCGAGAAGGATTTGCAGTCGCTCGTTGCTACCATTGAGTGTGAGCAGCCCCAGCCTGACCTCTACAA GTTTGTTGGACGGATGCACATTTACAAGCCCGAGCAGGAGTCGCCAGTAAG ATCTTTGGGTCCAGAGAACCTGCTTCTGAAAGGTGCAACCTTAAAAAACACCAAGAAGATTTACG GTGTAGCGGTGTACACGGGCATGGAGACAAAAATGGCTCTCAACTACCAGGGCAAGTCGCAGAAGCGCTCAGCTGTAGAGAA GTCCATCAATGCTTTCCTGCTggtctatctgtccatcctgGTCAGTAAAGCAGTGGTATGCACCACGCTGAAGCACATCTGGCAGAACCGAGAAGGACCTGACAGTGCCTGGTACAACCAGGAAACCCAGAAGGAGAAGGATACTTATTTG taTCTGAAGATGTTTACAGACTTCCTCTCCTTCATGGTGCTCTTCAACTTCATCATCCCTGTATCCATGTACGTCACTGTGGAGATGCAGAAGTTCCTGGGTTCCTTATTTATCAAATGGGATAAGGATTTCTTTGACCCAGAGATTCAGGAAGGAGCGCTGGTTAATACCTCTGACCTCAACGAGGAGCTCGGTCAG GTGGAGTACGTTTTCACGGACAAGACGGGGACGCTGACCCAGAACAACATGGAGTTTATCGAGTGCTGTATTGATGGCTTCcaatataaaaacacagagTCCAGGAGTGAGGTGGATGGGTTCTGTGTGACAGATGGGCCAATGAACATGCTGCATCAGAAGGCTGGGCTT GAGAAGGAAGAGCTTTTCCTGCgggctctgtgtctgtgtcacACAGTGCAGGTGAAGGAGGCGGGGCCGGACGAGATCGACACAGACCAAATAGATGGGCTGGATGGAGGATACACCGAGCAGGCCGAACAGACGGGATACATTGCGTCTTCCCCTGATGAGGTCGCTTTAGTTAAAGGAGCCATGAC GCACGGGTTCACCTTCATGGGTTTGGACAGTAAAACGATGAAGATAAAAAACAGGCAAAATGATGTCGAAGA ATACGAGTTGCTTCATGTGCTCAACTTTGACCCTGTGCGGCGGAGAATGAGCGTCATAGTCCGGTCCAAGATAG GTGAGACGCTGCTTTTTTGCAAAGGGGCAGATTCCTCTATCTTTCCGAGAGTTAGGCCAGATGAGGTGGACAAAATCCGCAGGCACGTTGAGCGCAACGCTACG gaGGGCTACAGGACCCTGTGTGTGGCCTATAAGCAGCTGAGCCCAGAGGAGTATGCTGCAGCAGACGCAAGTCTAAGGGAAGCTCGACTGGCTCTGCAGGACCGTGAGGACAAGCTCACGGCTGTGTATAACCAGGTGGAGACTGGCATGAGCCTGATTGGAGCTACAGCAGTAGAGGACAG ATTGCAGGAGGAAGCTGCAGAGACAATGGAAGCCCTACATGGAGCTGGGATGAAAGTGTGGGTTCTCACTGGAGACAAGATGGAGACGGCAAAGTCCACATGCTACGCCTGCCGCCTATTCCAGAGCGGCACAGAGCTGCTGGAGCTGACCGTGCGCACGCTGGACGACGCAGAGAGGAGTCGAGAGGAAAGACTCCATGAGCTCCTTCTGGAGTACCATAAGAGGGCAGTGCAGGACGCAGCACCCATCAAAGCTGGAATCACCAG GAGTTGGTCCACGGCCAATCAGGAGTATGGCTTCATCATAGATGGAGCCACACTGTCGTTAGTAATGAACACATCCCCTGATGCAAACTCCAGCCGCTACAAGAGCCTCTTCCTGCAGATCTGCCAGAACTGTACAGCTGTGCTCTGCTGCCGCATGGCACCACTGCAAAAGGCGCAG ATAGTCAAAATGGTGAAGAATTCTAAAGGCTCTCCCATCACCCTGTCCATTGGAGACGGTGCCAATGATGTCAGTATGATCCTGGAGGCTCATGTGGGCATCG GTATAAAGGGTAAAGAGGGGCGGCAAGCGGTTAGAAACAGTGACTATGCCATCCCTAAACTGAAACACTTAAAGAAGCTATTGTTGGTGCATGGCCACTTCTACTACGTCCGTATCGCCCACCTCGTGCAGTACTTCTTCTACAAG AACCTCTGTTTCATTTTACCTCAGTTCCTGTACCAGTTCTTCTGCGGTTGCTCTCAGCAG CCCCTGTATGATGCAGCCTATCTGACGATGTACAACATCTGCTTTACCTCCATGCCCATCCTGGCATACAGTCTGCTGGAGCAGCACAAAGCCATTGAGGTCCTGCTACATAACGCCACTCTCTACAA GGAGATAGCAAAGAACGCTATGTTACGTTGGGGTCCCTTCCTCTACTGGACCGTATTGGGGATTTTCCAGGggcttctcttcttctttggtGTCAAATGTCTGTACACCAACCCAGCACTGCAGGACAACGGCCAG GTGTTTGGGAATTGGTCCTATGGAACAACCGTTTTTACAGTCCTTGTTTTTACCGTCACACTAAAG CTGGCCATGGACACACGGCACTGGACGTGGATCAACCATTTTGTGATCTGGGGCTCGCTGGCATTCTATGTGTTCTTCAGTTTCTTCTATGGAGGCATAAtctg GCCATTCCTGAGACAGCAACGGATGTACTTTGTCTTCGCTAACATGCTTAGCTCGGTGTCGGCCTGGCTggtcatcatcctcctcatcctacTCAGTCTTCTTCCTGAAATCCTTTTGGCAGTCCTGCGTAAGCCCAAAGGCCCGCGCACTCAACAG